One window from the genome of Saimiri boliviensis isolate mSaiBol1 chromosome 2, mSaiBol1.pri, whole genome shotgun sequence encodes:
- the STOML2 gene encoding stomatin-like protein 2, mitochondrial: protein MLARAARGTGALLLKGPLQASGRAPRRASSGLPRNTVVLFVPQQEAWVVERMGRFHRILDPGLNILIPVLDRIRYVQSLKEIVINVPEQSAVTLDNVTLQIDGVLYLRIMDPYKASYGVEDPEYAVTQLAQTTMRSELGKLSLDKVFRERESLNASIVDAINQAADCWGIRCLRYEIKDIHVPPRVKESMQMQVEAERRKRATVLESEGTRESAINVAEGKKQAQILASEAEKAEQINQAAGEASAVLAKAKAKAEAIRILAAALTQHNGDAAASLTVAEQYVSAFSKLAKDSNTILLPSNPGDVTSMVAQAMGVYGALTKAPAPEAPHSVSNGSSRDVQSTDASLDEELDRVKLS, encoded by the exons ATGCTGGCGCGCGCGGCGCGGGGCACCGGGGCCCTTTTGCTGAAG GGCCCTCTACAGGCTTCGGGCCGCGCTCCGCGCCGCGCCTCCTCTGGATTGCCCCGAAACACCGTGGTACTGTTTGTGCCGCAGCAGGAGGCCTGGGTGGTGGAGCGAATGGGCCGATTCCATCGGATCCTGGATCCC GGTTTGAACATCCTCATCCCTGTGTTAGACCGGATCCGATATGTGCAGAGTCTCAAGGAAATTGTCATCAACGTGCCTGAGCAGTCGGCTGTGACTCTCG ACAATGTAACTCTGCAAATCGATGGAGTCCTTTACCTGCGCATCATGGACCCTTACAAG GCAAGCTATGGTGTGGAGGACCCCGAGTATGCTGTCACCCAGCTAGCTCAGACAACCATGAGATCAGAGCTCGGCAAACTCTCTCTGGACAAAGTCTTCCGG GAACGGGAGTCCCTGAATGCGAGCATTGTGGATGCCATCAACCAGGCTGCTGACTGCTGGGGTATCCGCTGCCTTCGTTACGAGATCAAGGATATCCATGTGCCACCCCGGGTGAAAGAGTCTATGCAGATGCAG GTGGAGGCAGAACGGCGGAAACGGGCCACAGTTCTAGAGTCTGAGGGGACCCGAGAGTCGGCCATCAACGTGGCAGAGGGGAAGAAACAGGCCCAGATCCTGGCCTCCGAAGCAGAAAAGGCTGAACAGATAAATCAAGCAGCAG GAGAAGCCAGTGCAGTTCTGGCCAAGGCGAAGGCTAAAGCTGAAGCTATTCGAATCCTGGCTGCAGCTCTGACACAACAT AATGGAGATGCAGCAGCTTCACTGACTGTGGCGGAGCAGTATGTCAGCGCATTCTCCAAACTGGCCAAGGACTCCAACACTATCCTACTGCCCTCCAATCCTGGTGATGTcaccagcatggtggctcag GCCATGGGTGTATATGGAGCCCTCACCAAAGCCCCAGCACCAGAGGCTCCACACTCAGTCTCCAACGGGAGTAGCAGAGATGTCCAGAGTACAGATGCAAGTCTTGATGAGGAACTTGATCGAGTCAAGTTGAGTTAG
- the ATOSB gene encoding atos homolog protein B isoform X1, whose product MRHVQSEPSPSSEPEAGPSQPPVRQGALQGGLLMGYSPAGGATSPGVYQVSIFSPPAGASEPHRALKRPAPPTEGPRELKRGPGLGAREGLPPEEPSTVGLLGPEGLGLGLGVASQHFSHRGLCVVEQGSSVTSSWTSGAWSPLCPPANASCNTLHTRDWASPDPGGQGSLGESPGPAPPGQLHTIDTDLHSLAQIGGKSPVAGVGNGHSLWPRESPGTANGHSPEHTPPGPGPPGPCPTKRRLLPAGEAPDVSSEEEGPAPRRRRGTLGHPTAANSSDAKATPFWSHLLPGPKEPVLDPTDCSPMGRRLKGARRLKLSPLRNLRKGPGLLSPPSASPVPTPAVSRTLLGNFEESLLRGRFAPSGHIEGFTAEIGASGSYCPQHVTLPVTVTFFDVSEQNAPAPFLGIMDLKPLGRKGYSVPKVGTIQVTLFNPNQTVVKMFLVTFDFSDMPAAHMTFLRHRLFLVPVGEEGNANPTHRLLCYLLHLRFRSSRSGRLSLHGDIRLLFSRRSLELDTGLPYELQAVTEAPHNPRYSPLP is encoded by the exons ATGCGCCACGTGCAGTCGGAGCCGTCTCCATCCTCAGAGCCAGAGGCTGGCCCTTCACAGCCTCCAGTCAGGCAGGGGGCCCTCCAGGGTGGCCTGCTCATGGGCTATAGCCCAGCAGGGGGGGCGACATCCCCCGGGGTCTACCAGGTATCCATCTTTTCCCCTCCAGCTGGTGCCTCTGAACCTCACAGGGCCCTGAAGCGACCAGCCCCACCCACTGAGGGTCCCCGGGAGCTGAAGAGAGGCCCTGGGCTGGGGGCCAGAGAGGGATTACCCCCTGAAGAACCATCTACTGTGGGGCTCTTGGGCCCAGAGGGACTGGGGCTGGGACTAGGTGTGGCCAGCCAGCATTTCTCCCACCGTGGCCTCTGTGTTGTGGAACAGGGAAGTAGTGTCACCTCATCTTGGACTTCAGGGGCCTGGAGTCCCCTCTGCCCCCCAGCAAATGCTTCCTGCAATACTTTGCACACCAGAGACTGGGCCTCCCCAGATCCAGGGGGACAGGGTTCCCTGGGGGAGTCCCCAGGGCCAGCCCCTCCCGGCCAGCTGCACACAATTGACACTGATTTGCACAGTCTTGCACAAATAGGGGGTAAGAGCCCAGTGGCTGGGGTGGGTAATGGGCATAGCCTCTGGCCTAGGGAGTCCCCTGGCACTGCCAATGGGCACAGTCCCGAGCACACACCCCCTGGCCCTGGACCTCCAGGCCCCTGCCCCACCAAGCGAAGGCTGCTTCCTGCTGGAGAAGCCCCAGATGTCAGCTCTGAGGAAGAGGGGCCAGCCCCTCGGAGGCGCCGGGGAACCCTGGGCCACCCTACTGCTGCCAACAGTTCTGATGCCAAAGCCACACCCTTCTGGAGCCACCTGCTGCCTGGGCCCAAGGAGCCTGTTTTG GACCCAACAGACTGCAGTCCCATGGGGAGGAGGCTGAAAGGTGCCCGTCGCCTGAAGCT GAGCCCCCTTCGAAACCTCCGGAAGGGTCCAGGCCTGCTGAGCCCCCCCAGTGCCTCCCCTGTTCCTACCCCTGCTGTCAGCCGTACCCTGCTGGGCAACTTTGAG GAATCATTGCTGCGAGGACGTTTTGCACCATCTGGCCACATTGAGGGCTTCACAGCAGAGATTGGAGCTAGTGGGTCCTACTGCCCCCAGCATGTCACGCTGCCTGTCACTGTTACCTTCTTTGATGTTTCTGAGCAGAATGCCCCGGCTCCCTTCCTG GGCATCATGGATCTGAAACCCCTGGGGAGGAAGGGTTACAGCGTGCCCAAGGTGGGCACCATCCAAGTG ACCTTATTTAACCCCAACCAGACTGTGGTGAAGATGTTCCTCGTGACCTTTGACTTCTCGGACATGCCTGCTGCCCACATGACCTTCCTGCGCCATCGCCTCTTTTTGGTGCCTGTGGGTGAGGAGGGAAATGCTAACCCCACCCACCGCCTCCTCTGCTACTTGCTGCACCTCAG GTTCCGGAGCTCCCGCTCAGGCCGCTTAAGCCTGCATGGAGATATCCGCCTGCTTTTTTCCCGCCGGAGCCTAGAGCTGGACACAGGGCTCCCCTACGAACTGCAGGCTGTGACTGAGGCCCCTCATAATCCACGTTATTCACCTTTGCCCTGA
- the ATOSB gene encoding atos homolog protein B isoform X2 yields the protein MRHVQSEPSPSSEPEAGPSQPPVRQGALQGGLLMGYSPAGGATSPGVYQVSIFSPPAGASEPHRALKRPAPPTEGPRELKRGPGLGAREGLPPEEPSTVGLLGPEGLGLGLGVASQHFSHRGLCVVEQGSSVTSSWTSGAWSPLCPPANASCNTLHTRDWASPDPGGQGSLGESPGPAPPGQLHTIDTDLHSLAQIGGKSPVAGVGNGHSLWPRESPGTANGHSPEHTPPGPGPPGPCPTKRRLLPAGEAPDVSSEEEGPAPRRRRGTLGHPTAANSSDAKATPFWSHLLPGPKEPVLDPTDCSPMGRRLKGARRLKLSPLRNLRKGPGLLSPPSASPVPTPAVSRTLLGNFEESLLRGRFAPSGHIEGFTAEIGASGSYCPQHVTLPVTVTFFDVSEQNAPAPFLGIMDLKPLGRKGYSVPKVGTIQVTLFNPNQTVVKMFLVTFDFSDMPAAHMTFLRHRLFLVPVGEEGNANPTHRLLCYLLHLRYCSNLRS from the exons ATGCGCCACGTGCAGTCGGAGCCGTCTCCATCCTCAGAGCCAGAGGCTGGCCCTTCACAGCCTCCAGTCAGGCAGGGGGCCCTCCAGGGTGGCCTGCTCATGGGCTATAGCCCAGCAGGGGGGGCGACATCCCCCGGGGTCTACCAGGTATCCATCTTTTCCCCTCCAGCTGGTGCCTCTGAACCTCACAGGGCCCTGAAGCGACCAGCCCCACCCACTGAGGGTCCCCGGGAGCTGAAGAGAGGCCCTGGGCTGGGGGCCAGAGAGGGATTACCCCCTGAAGAACCATCTACTGTGGGGCTCTTGGGCCCAGAGGGACTGGGGCTGGGACTAGGTGTGGCCAGCCAGCATTTCTCCCACCGTGGCCTCTGTGTTGTGGAACAGGGAAGTAGTGTCACCTCATCTTGGACTTCAGGGGCCTGGAGTCCCCTCTGCCCCCCAGCAAATGCTTCCTGCAATACTTTGCACACCAGAGACTGGGCCTCCCCAGATCCAGGGGGACAGGGTTCCCTGGGGGAGTCCCCAGGGCCAGCCCCTCCCGGCCAGCTGCACACAATTGACACTGATTTGCACAGTCTTGCACAAATAGGGGGTAAGAGCCCAGTGGCTGGGGTGGGTAATGGGCATAGCCTCTGGCCTAGGGAGTCCCCTGGCACTGCCAATGGGCACAGTCCCGAGCACACACCCCCTGGCCCTGGACCTCCAGGCCCCTGCCCCACCAAGCGAAGGCTGCTTCCTGCTGGAGAAGCCCCAGATGTCAGCTCTGAGGAAGAGGGGCCAGCCCCTCGGAGGCGCCGGGGAACCCTGGGCCACCCTACTGCTGCCAACAGTTCTGATGCCAAAGCCACACCCTTCTGGAGCCACCTGCTGCCTGGGCCCAAGGAGCCTGTTTTG GACCCAACAGACTGCAGTCCCATGGGGAGGAGGCTGAAAGGTGCCCGTCGCCTGAAGCT GAGCCCCCTTCGAAACCTCCGGAAGGGTCCAGGCCTGCTGAGCCCCCCCAGTGCCTCCCCTGTTCCTACCCCTGCTGTCAGCCGTACCCTGCTGGGCAACTTTGAG GAATCATTGCTGCGAGGACGTTTTGCACCATCTGGCCACATTGAGGGCTTCACAGCAGAGATTGGAGCTAGTGGGTCCTACTGCCCCCAGCATGTCACGCTGCCTGTCACTGTTACCTTCTTTGATGTTTCTGAGCAGAATGCCCCGGCTCCCTTCCTG GGCATCATGGATCTGAAACCCCTGGGGAGGAAGGGTTACAGCGTGCCCAAGGTGGGCACCATCCAAGTG ACCTTATTTAACCCCAACCAGACTGTGGTGAAGATGTTCCTCGTGACCTTTGACTTCTCGGACATGCCTGCTGCCCACATGACCTTCCTGCGCCATCGCCTCTTTTTGGTGCCTGTGGGTGAGGAGGGAAATGCTAACCCCACCCACCGCCTCCTCTGCTACTTGCTGCACCTCAG ATACTGCTCCAACCTCAGGAGTTGA